A region of Deltaproteobacteria bacterium DNA encodes the following proteins:
- a CDS encoding PIN domain-containing protein yields the protein MALDLDAGCLLKVLCSEPETLRTLELIAEEDRIVVSSLARVEALTPLHGRVAGGHLSRAGARRLAKRLAALLATDPYEPMNVPVTIYDLAVEHVAPFAPNDYCRSLDRLYLAVMDALRLRRLLTNDDAQARVAERLDFDVVFPRGDRTRYGKRRRSPGEGEGPNDYVATARGRRGSDSVPGRTVGST from the coding sequence ATGGCCCTCGATCTCGATGCCGGTTGTCTCTTGAAGGTGCTGTGTTCCGAGCCGGAGACGCTGCGGACGCTCGAGCTGATCGCGGAGGAAGATCGCATCGTCGTTTCCTCGCTCGCCAGGGTCGAGGCGCTCACGCCTCTCCACGGTCGGGTCGCCGGTGGTCACCTTTCGCGAGCAGGCGCCCGGAGGCTGGCCAAGCGGCTCGCCGCGCTTCTCGCGACCGACCCGTACGAACCCATGAACGTTCCGGTGACGATCTACGACCTGGCGGTCGAACATGTCGCACCGTTCGCCCCGAACGACTACTGCCGTAGTCTCGACCGACTGTACCTCGCCGTCATGGATGCGCTCCGGTTGCGCCGTCTTCTCACCAACGACGACGCGCAGGCACGCGTGGCCGAACGGCTGGATTTCGACGTCGTGTTTCCGCGCGGAGATCGAACTCGTTACGGGAAGAGGAGACGAAGTCCCGGGGAGGGCGAAGGTCCGAACGACTACGTGGCTACGGCGCGCGGTCGTCGGGGTTCGGACTCGGTGCCGGGGCGGACGGTGGGCTCCACGTGA